In Bacteroides coprosuis DSM 18011, the following are encoded in one genomic region:
- a CDS encoding thiamine biosynthesis protein ThiS (InterPro IPR010035:IPR003749~KEGG: bth:BT_0653 ThiS protein, involved in thiamine biosynthesis~PFAM: ThiamineS~SPTR: Thiamine biosynthesis protein ThiS;~TIGRFAM: ThiS, thiamine-biosynthesis~IMG reference gene:2504107238~PFAM: ThiS family~TIGRFAM: thiamine biosynthesis protein ThiS): protein MKIILNNKPVEVKEGSSLSDLASQLNLPAQGIAIAIDYKVIPRNMWVNTKLEEDLELMVIEAVSGG from the coding sequence ATGAAAATTATACTCAATAATAAGCCCGTAGAGGTAAAAGAAGGCTCTTCTTTAAGTGACTTAGCGAGCCAACTTAATTTACCAGCACAAGGAATTGCGATTGCAATTGATTATAAGGTAATTCCACGTAATATGTGGGTAAATACTAAGCTGGAAGAAGATTTAGAATTAATGGTTATTGAAGCCGTATCGGGTGGATGA
- a CDS encoding Thiazole synthase (COGs: COG2022 Uncharacterized protein of thiazole biosynthesis~HAMAP: Thiazole biosynthesis~InterPro IPR008867~KEGG: bfs:BF2559 thiazole synthase~PFAM: Thiazole biosynthesis~SPTR: Thiazole synthase;~IMG reference gene:2504107243~PFAM: Thiazole biosynthesis protein ThiG): MKDLIIADKIFKSRLFLGTGKFSSNEVMTQAIQASKTELVTAAMKRLDPHKKKEDDMVKHIQTTNVGLLPNTSGVRNAKEAVFAAQLARDAFETNWLKLEIHPDPRYLLPDAVETLKATEELVKLGFVVLPYIPADPVLCKRLEEVGAATVMPLGAPIGSNGGLNTKEMLRIIIEQSRVPVIIDAGIGAPSHAADAMEMGADAVMVNTAIAIAGNPVAMAKAFATCVEGGRLAYEAQLASPQLEATATSPLTSFLM, from the coding sequence ATGAAAGATTTAATTATTGCAGATAAAATATTCAAGTCTAGATTATTCTTAGGAACAGGAAAATTTAGCTCAAATGAAGTAATGACTCAGGCTATTCAAGCCTCCAAAACAGAATTGGTGACGGCAGCGATGAAACGTCTTGATCCCCACAAGAAGAAAGAAGATGATATGGTAAAGCATATTCAAACGACGAATGTGGGTTTGCTACCCAATACTTCGGGGGTACGGAATGCTAAAGAGGCTGTTTTTGCAGCTCAACTAGCACGTGATGCTTTTGAAACCAATTGGTTAAAGCTTGAGATTCATCCAGACCCTAGGTATTTACTTCCCGATGCTGTAGAGACATTAAAAGCTACAGAAGAGTTGGTGAAATTGGGCTTTGTAGTACTTCCTTATATTCCTGCCGACCCTGTATTGTGTAAGCGACTAGAAGAGGTAGGTGCAGCTACTGTTATGCCTCTTGGCGCTCCCATAGGGAGTAATGGAGGGCTGAATACGAAAGAGATGCTACGTATCATCATCGAGCAAAGTAGAGTGCCTGTTATTATAGATGCAGGTATTGGAGCACCTTCTCATGCTGCAGATGCTATGGAGATGGGGGCAGATGCTGTCATGGTAAATACGGCTATTGCCATTGCAGGGAACCCTGTAGCTATGGCTAAAGCGTTTGCCACTTGCGTTGAGGGTGGTCGGTTGGCATACGAGGCTCAGCTGGCATCTCCCCAATTAGAAGCTACAGCAACTAGTCCACTAACTTCCTTTTTAATGTAA
- a CDS encoding thiamine monophosphate synthase (COGs: COG0352 Thiamine monophosphate synthase~InterPro IPR003733~KEGG: pdi:BDI_1061 thiamine phosphate pyrophosphorylase~PFAM: Thiamine monophosphate synthase~SPTR: Putative uncharacterized protein;~IMG reference gene:2504107241~PFAM: Thiamine monophosphate synthase/TENI): protein MKLILITPPHFFPQEADALNYLLENTSFRLHIRKPKASKDALAKLIQQIDAKFYSRVVLHDAHSLALKYLLGGIHLNKRNPTAPDKYAGTISSSCHSWNEVLSYRNTVNYLFISPLYDSISKQGYSQAFTESQLQQAQEKGWIDQRVIGLGGIAPDKIPLLKSYGFGGVAVLGYVWKDFIETLDYSSLQARLRACEDQIQLE, encoded by the coding sequence ATGAAGTTAATATTAATAACTCCACCCCATTTCTTCCCACAAGAGGCTGATGCTTTGAATTATTTACTAGAGAATACTTCTTTTAGATTACATATTCGTAAGCCTAAAGCGTCGAAAGATGCACTTGCAAAACTAATTCAGCAGATAGATGCGAAGTTTTATTCTCGTGTTGTATTGCATGATGCCCACAGTCTTGCTCTGAAGTATCTCTTGGGAGGAATACATTTAAATAAAAGAAACCCCACAGCACCCGATAAGTATGCAGGAACGATAAGTAGTTCGTGCCATTCGTGGAATGAAGTACTAAGTTATAGAAATACTGTTAACTATTTATTTATAAGTCCTTTGTATGATAGTATTTCTAAACAAGGATACTCACAAGCCTTTACTGAAAGTCAGTTGCAACAAGCCCAAGAAAAGGGTTGGATTGATCAACGAGTTATTGGCTTGGGTGGTATCGCTCCTGATAAAATACCTCTTTTGAAATCTTATGGTTTTGGAGGAGTAGCTGTCTTGGGCTATGTGTGGAAAGACTTTATAGAAACACTAGATTACTCATCTCTTCAGGCTCGCCTTAGAGCATGTGAAGATCAAATTCAGTTGGAATGA
- a CDS encoding hypothetical protein (KEGG: rca:Rcas_3103 O-antigen polymerase~SPTR: Fusobacterium membrane protein;~IMG reference gene:2504107237) translates to MSTKIAIVIFAVMVLLLIPLAVQSMLNGDTKTFALSLISIILAFVAVTWIARNNKRNRDKKKR, encoded by the coding sequence ATGTCAACTAAGATTGCAATCGTAATTTTTGCAGTGATGGTGTTACTCTTGATACCACTTGCTGTGCAAAGTATGTTAAATGGAGATACCAAAACCTTTGCTCTCTCTTTAATCTCAATTATTTTAGCCTTTGTTGCAGTCACCTGGATTGCTCGTAATAATAAGCGAAATCGAGATAAAAAGAAGAGATAG
- a CDS encoding UBA/THIF-type NAD/FAD binding protein (COGs: COG0476 Dinucleotide-utilizing protein involved in molybdopterin and thiamine biosynthesis family 2~InterPro IPR000594:IPR007901~KEGG: sta:STHERM_c16250 hypothetical protein~PFAM: UBA/THIF-type NAD/FAD binding fold; MoeZ/MoeB~SPTR: Thiazole biosynthesis adenylyltransferase ThiF;~IMG reference gene:2504107245~PFAM: MoeZ/MoeB domain; ThiF family), producing the protein MERYKRNELIQGIGKEGQQKLSAAKVLVVGAGGLGSPVLYYLAAAGIGTLGIIDSDKVDESNLQRQIIHRTEDVNRLKVESAAEKIQALNPLVKVNTYAERFTLTNGKSILQEYDYVVDCCDNYAGKYLINDLCVEAEKPYTHGAVLAMRGEVMSYQPGYADYRSVFEKPPLEGTYQSSDTVGILGAVAGMVGCIQATEVIKYFTGAGCLILDRIVLIDARTLQFHSLRVSRK; encoded by the coding sequence ATGGAGCGTTATAAGCGTAATGAATTAATTCAAGGAATAGGAAAAGAAGGGCAGCAAAAACTTTCTGCTGCTAAAGTCCTTGTAGTAGGAGCAGGAGGATTGGGATCTCCTGTACTTTATTATCTTGCCGCTGCCGGTATTGGCACATTGGGTATTATTGATAGCGATAAAGTAGATGAATCCAATCTTCAAAGGCAGATTATTCACCGAACAGAAGATGTTAATCGGTTGAAAGTAGAGTCTGCTGCAGAAAAGATTCAAGCTCTCAACCCACTAGTAAAAGTAAATACGTATGCCGAGCGATTTACTCTGACCAATGGCAAATCTATTTTGCAAGAATATGATTACGTAGTAGATTGTTGTGATAATTATGCAGGGAAGTATTTAATCAATGACTTATGTGTTGAAGCAGAAAAGCCCTATACGCATGGAGCTGTCTTAGCTATGCGTGGAGAAGTAATGAGCTATCAGCCAGGATATGCAGACTATCGCAGTGTATTTGAAAAACCACCCTTAGAAGGAACTTATCAAAGTTCGGATACAGTGGGGATATTAGGTGCTGTTGCTGGTATGGTGGGGTGTATTCAGGCTACAGAGGTCATTAAATACTTCACAGGAGCAGGATGTTTGATTCTGGATAGAATAGTCCTTATTGATGCTCGCACCCTGCAATTTCACTCTTTGCGAGTGAGTAGGAAATAA
- a CDS encoding thiamine biosynthesis protein ThiS (InterPro IPR010035:IPR003749~KEGG: bth:BT_0653 ThiS protein, involved in thiamine biosynthesis~PFAM: ThiamineS~SPTR: Putative uncharacterized protein;~TIGRFAM: ThiS, thiamine-biosynthesis~IMG reference gene:2504107240~PFAM: ThiS family~TIGRFAM: thiamine biosynthesis protein ThiS), with product MIVIINDKPYEVKENSSVADLAKQLALPAQGVAVALDSHVIPRHIWHRTMLEENAELLIFQAVSGG from the coding sequence ATGATTGTTATTATCAACGACAAACCTTACGAGGTCAAGGAAAACTCCTCTGTAGCCGATTTGGCCAAACAACTGGCATTGCCAGCTCAGGGGGTAGCAGTAGCCCTCGATTCCCATGTGATTCCACGCCACATCTGGCACCGAACGATGCTTGAAGAAAATGCAGAACTCTTAATTTTTCAAGCAGTTTCGGGAGGTTGA
- a CDS encoding Thiazole synthase (COGs: COG2022 Uncharacterized protein of thiazole biosynthesis~HAMAP: Thiazole biosynthesis~InterPro IPR008867~KEGG: bth:BT_0651 thiazole synthase~PFAM: Thiazole biosynthesis~SPTR: Thiazole synthase;~IMG reference gene:2504107239~PFAM: Thiazole biosynthesis protein ThiG), with product MSKLYIADKIFESRLFLGTSKFNSYELMGEAIAASKTQMVTVSMKRLDPDKPHKDSMMKYVRKPGLQLLPNTSGVRNAKEAVFAAELARSAFETNWIKLEIHPDPTYLLPDPIETYNATVELVQKGFVVLPYTIADPLLCKRLEEAGAACVMPMAAPIGTSKGVSNKDLLRMVVETCNIPVIVDAGLGAPSHAAEVMEMGVDAVLVNTAIARSGNPVEMAKAFSMAVESGRMAYLAELTEQRDIADSGSPLTSYRL from the coding sequence ATGAGTAAATTATATATTGCAGATAAAATATTTGAATCACGCCTGTTTTTAGGGACGAGTAAATTCAACTCGTATGAGCTAATGGGAGAGGCTATAGCTGCTTCTAAAACTCAGATGGTTACGGTTTCTATGAAACGTTTGGACCCCGATAAACCCCACAAAGATAGTATGATGAAGTATGTTCGTAAACCAGGGTTACAACTGCTTCCAAACACCTCGGGAGTACGAAATGCTAAAGAAGCTGTGTTTGCGGCAGAATTGGCTCGCAGTGCTTTTGAAACCAATTGGATCAAGTTGGAGATTCATCCAGATCCTACTTATCTGCTTCCCGACCCAATAGAAACTTATAATGCTACTGTAGAACTTGTACAAAAAGGGTTTGTGGTACTTCCTTATACCATCGCAGATCCTCTCCTTTGTAAAAGATTAGAAGAAGCTGGTGCTGCTTGTGTTATGCCTATGGCTGCACCGATTGGAACTAGTAAAGGAGTGTCCAATAAAGATTTGCTTCGTATGGTAGTAGAAACTTGTAATATCCCAGTTATTGTAGATGCAGGCTTGGGGGCTCCTTCGCATGCAGCCGAAGTTATGGAGATGGGAGTAGATGCGGTGCTGGTAAATACAGCTATTGCACGCTCTGGCAATCCCGTAGAGATGGCAAAAGCCTTTAGTATGGCAGTAGAAAGTGGAAGAATGGCTTATTTAGCAGAACTCACAGAACAGCGAGATATTGCAGATTCTGGTAGTCCACTGACTTCTTATCGGTTGTAA
- a CDS encoding thiazole biosynthesis protein ThiH (COGs: COG1060 Thiamine biosynthesis protein ThiH~InterPro IPR012726:IPR007197:IPR010722:IPR006638~KEGG: bfs:BF2562 thiamine biosynthesis protein ThiH~PFAM: Biotin/thiamin synthesis-associated protein; Radical SAM~SMART: Biotin/thiamin synthesis-associated protein; Elongator protein 3/MiaB/NifB~SPTR: Putative uncharacterized protein;~TIGRFAM: Thiazole biosynthesis ThiH~IMG reference gene:2504107244~PFAM: Radical SAM superfamily; Biotin and Thiamin Synthesis associated domain~TIGRFAM: thiazole biosynthesis protein ThiH) — MDFNDLISQYSWEDIQHKIYRSTTEDVERALNASHRSLEHFMALISPAAEPYLEQMAHLSRYYTQQRFGKTIQFYIPLYLTNSCSNHCIYCGFSYNNDIKRVILNEEQIMQEVKAIKALGDFQHILLVTGENPRDAGVEYLEKAIRLIKPYFQSISIEVQPLKEEEYKRLCEAGLNAVYCYQETYNKERYKVYHPKGMKSKYDWRLQAFDRMGRAGLHKIGLGVLIGLEDWRTDVFMMATHLRYLQKQYWQTKYSISFPRIRPHQGEHFQPNVVMHDKELAQVLFAFRLFDPDLEITLSTRESKEFRDNMATLGVTSLSAGSKTDPGGYAVYKHELEQFIINDARTPDEVMAMVKKRGYEVVWKDWDLALQTDS; from the coding sequence ATGGATTTTAATGATCTTATATCCCAATATAGTTGGGAAGATATTCAACATAAGATATATCGTTCTACTACTGAAGACGTGGAACGTGCCTTAAATGCTTCACATAGAAGTTTGGAACACTTCATGGCACTCATTTCTCCTGCTGCCGAACCTTATCTGGAACAGATGGCTCATTTAAGTAGATACTATACCCAGCAGAGATTTGGTAAAACAATTCAGTTTTATATTCCTTTATATTTGACAAACTCTTGTAGTAATCACTGCATATATTGTGGCTTTAGTTATAACAATGATATCAAACGGGTTATTCTCAATGAGGAGCAGATTATGCAAGAGGTAAAAGCCATCAAGGCTTTGGGTGATTTTCAGCATATTCTACTTGTTACGGGAGAGAATCCCCGAGATGCAGGAGTTGAATACCTCGAAAAAGCCATTCGGTTAATTAAACCCTACTTTCAATCAATCTCCATAGAAGTACAGCCCTTAAAAGAAGAAGAATATAAACGCCTATGCGAGGCTGGTCTGAATGCCGTTTATTGCTACCAAGAGACTTATAATAAAGAACGATATAAAGTGTACCATCCCAAAGGTATGAAATCTAAATATGATTGGCGTTTGCAAGCTTTCGATCGAATGGGTAGAGCTGGTTTACATAAAATAGGACTAGGCGTATTGATAGGGTTAGAAGATTGGCGGACTGATGTGTTTATGATGGCTACACATCTTCGTTATCTGCAAAAACAGTATTGGCAAACGAAGTATTCTATTTCTTTTCCCAGAATACGACCTCATCAAGGAGAACATTTTCAGCCCAATGTAGTAATGCACGATAAAGAATTGGCTCAGGTACTGTTTGCTTTTCGTCTTTTCGATCCTGATTTAGAGATCACGCTTTCAACTAGAGAAAGTAAGGAGTTTAGAGATAATATGGCTACCTTGGGCGTAACCTCACTCAGTGCAGGATCAAAGACAGATCCAGGAGGGTATGCCGTATATAAACATGAACTAGAACAGTTTATCATCAATGATGCTCGCACTCCAGATGAAGTGATGGCTATGGTAAAAAAGAGAGGGTATGAAGTAGTCTGGAAAGATTGGGACTTAGCCTTACAAACTGATTCATGA
- a CDS encoding Patatin (COGs: COG1752 esterase of the alpha-beta hydrolase superfamily~InterPro IPR002641~KEGG: bfs:BF2490 hypothetical protein~PFAM: Patatin/Phospholipase A2-related~SPTR: Putative uncharacterized protein;~IMG reference gene:2504107250~PFAM: Patatin-like phospholipase) gives MKKLILTLLCCIGFMPMMQAQRVGLVLSGGGAKGLTHIGVIRALEENGIPIDYITGTSMGAIIGSLYAMGYSPDDMVELLSSSDFERWYTGQVEPDYIYYFKKNRDNPEFINIRMSIKDSIRVKTQFLPTSVVDPIQMNLAFMQLFSQATAYSSNNFDELFVPFKCIASDVYNKKPIIMGKGDLGDAVRASMSFPFVFKPIEIDGILAYDGGIYNNFPVDVMMKDYHPDIVLGSVVAKNPDAPKQDDLMSQIDNMVMQKTDYNIPDSLGLVIQFRYDDISLLDFHLVSELDKVGYDKTISMMDTIKARISRRVPAENIMLKRKVFKSKLPELRFKDIIIDGANAQQQSFIRKEFHAENEEFLTYEDIKRGYFRLLSGNMIQEIIPHAVYDPTDGFYDLHLKIQLQDNLLFRIGGNISTTNSNQIYLGATYQNLNYYAKEFSFDGQLGKVYNNAQLMAKIDMPTKIPTSYRLIASASSFDYFKNDKLFSRDYNPVFNSNDEYFVKGILALPFLTSKRAELSLGIAKMRDQYYQTKVIDFDNDNQDKSTYRLFGGSLGIKSNTLNAKQFATEGYKESLIAQIYTGKENFKPGTTSDVEKSEKNHSWLQLSYRREQYHNMGGKFILGWQADALYSSRNFSKNYTATMMQAGIFAPTPHSKLIYNEAFRANQYFAIGIKPIWQVGKMLHWRTELYGFFPITPIKNGIDNQAYYGKSFSKAEFLGESSLILKLPFGSVSAYVNYYSSPRKEWNLGLSIGWQLFNYRFIE, from the coding sequence ATGAAAAAACTCATATTGACTCTTCTCTGCTGCATAGGATTTATGCCAATGATGCAGGCCCAACGTGTAGGATTGGTGCTTAGTGGAGGTGGGGCAAAAGGATTAACACATATTGGAGTAATTAGAGCTTTGGAAGAGAATGGTATCCCTATTGATTATATTACAGGAACATCTATGGGGGCAATTATAGGTTCACTCTATGCCATGGGTTATTCACCCGACGATATGGTTGAATTATTAAGCTCAAGTGATTTTGAACGCTGGTACACAGGTCAGGTGGAACCCGATTACATCTATTACTTCAAAAAAAACCGAGATAATCCCGAATTCATTAATATAAGGATGTCTATTAAAGACTCCATCCGTGTTAAAACACAGTTCCTTCCTACTAGTGTGGTAGATCCTATACAGATGAATCTTGCATTTATGCAATTGTTCTCTCAGGCTACTGCGTATAGTAGCAATAATTTTGATGAGCTGTTTGTACCCTTCAAATGCATTGCCTCAGATGTGTACAATAAGAAACCGATTATTATGGGGAAAGGAGATTTAGGGGATGCTGTAAGAGCTTCAATGAGTTTCCCTTTTGTCTTTAAACCGATTGAAATTGATGGAATCCTCGCCTATGATGGAGGTATTTACAACAACTTCCCCGTGGATGTAATGATGAAAGATTATCACCCTGATATTGTCTTAGGAAGTGTAGTGGCGAAGAATCCTGATGCACCCAAGCAAGATGACTTAATGAGTCAGATTGATAATATGGTGATGCAAAAGACCGATTATAATATTCCAGACTCCCTAGGTCTAGTAATCCAATTCCGTTATGATGACATTAGCCTACTCGACTTTCATTTAGTTTCAGAACTAGACAAGGTGGGTTATGACAAAACCATAAGCATGATGGATACGATAAAAGCTAGAATTAGCCGAAGAGTTCCTGCCGAAAATATAATGCTGAAACGTAAGGTGTTCAAAAGCAAACTACCTGAATTGAGATTTAAAGATATTATCATTGATGGTGCGAATGCTCAACAACAAAGTTTCATCCGCAAAGAGTTCCATGCTGAGAATGAAGAATTCCTCACTTATGAAGACATCAAACGTGGTTATTTTAGACTCTTATCGGGGAATATGATTCAAGAGATAATACCTCATGCAGTATATGACCCTACAGATGGTTTCTACGACCTACATTTAAAGATTCAGCTACAAGACAACCTCTTATTCCGTATTGGTGGGAACATCTCTACAACCAACTCTAATCAGATTTACTTGGGAGCCACGTATCAAAACTTAAACTACTATGCAAAAGAATTTAGTTTTGACGGGCAACTAGGAAAAGTATACAATAATGCTCAGTTGATGGCAAAGATTGATATGCCAACGAAAATACCTACATCATACCGTTTAATTGCTTCGGCTAGTTCTTTTGATTATTTCAAGAACGATAAGCTCTTCAGTAGAGATTATAACCCCGTATTTAATAGTAATGATGAGTATTTTGTAAAAGGGATATTAGCTCTTCCTTTCTTAACCAGTAAACGTGCTGAGTTGAGTTTAGGTATTGCCAAAATGAGAGATCAGTACTACCAAACCAAAGTAATTGATTTTGATAACGACAATCAAGACAAAAGTACCTATCGCTTATTTGGAGGTTCACTAGGGATCAAAAGTAATACACTCAATGCCAAACAATTTGCCACTGAAGGGTATAAAGAGTCATTAATCGCTCAGATATACACCGGAAAAGAAAACTTTAAACCCGGTACCACTTCTGATGTTGAAAAGAGTGAAAAGAACCATAGTTGGCTACAGCTCTCTTATCGAAGGGAACAATACCACAATATGGGAGGTAAATTTATTTTAGGATGGCAAGCAGATGCACTCTACTCATCAAGGAACTTTAGTAAAAACTATACAGCGACAATGATGCAAGCAGGAATATTTGCTCCTACTCCTCATAGTAAGTTGATTTATAACGAAGCTTTCCGAGCTAATCAATATTTTGCAATTGGTATAAAACCCATTTGGCAGGTGGGTAAAATGCTTCATTGGAGGACAGAGTTGTATGGATTTTTCCCAATTACTCCAATCAAAAATGGCATAGACAATCAAGCTTATTACGGAAAATCGTTTTCTAAGGCAGAATTCTTAGGAGAAAGCTCATTAATTTTAAAGCTGCCTTTTGGCTCTGTATCGGCATACGTAAACTATTATAGCTCACCTCGCAAGGAATGGAACTTAGGCTTATCCATCGGTTGGCAACTCTTCAACTACCGCTTTATAGAGTAA
- a CDS encoding Thiamine-phosphate pyrophosphorylase (COGs: COG0352 Thiamine monophosphate synthase~HAMAP: Thiamine monophosphate synthase~InterPro IPR003733~KEGG: bfr:BF2529 thiamine-phosphate pyrophosphorylase~PFAM: Thiamine monophosphate synthase~SPTR: Thiamine-phosphate pyrophosphorylase;~TIGRFAM: Thiamine monophosphate synthase~IMG reference gene:2504107242~PFAM: Thiamine monophosphate synthase/TENI~TIGRFAM: thiamine-phosphate pyrophosphorylase) gives MIQYKLPRLLFITHQTPQCSYLQSITRALAGGCKFIQLRMKGAGYHEIKEVVHQALPLCKEQGALLTIDDHAELCLEWNLEGVHLGLNDMKASEARKLLGPDVLIGGTANTFEDIQYQIAEGVDYIGLGPYQYTSTKTNLSTTLGLNGYLSIIQECRFNNIDIPIYAIGGINQADIPAILSTGVWGISLSSAILNAPNPIKETTNIIQTIDKSL, from the coding sequence ATGATTCAATACAAACTCCCTAGATTATTATTTATAACACATCAAACTCCTCAATGTAGCTATTTACAATCTATTACGAGGGCTTTAGCAGGTGGATGCAAGTTTATCCAACTCAGGATGAAAGGTGCTGGTTATCATGAGATAAAGGAGGTGGTGCATCAAGCTTTGCCTCTCTGTAAAGAGCAAGGAGCACTCTTAACCATAGATGATCACGCAGAGTTGTGCTTAGAATGGAATTTAGAAGGTGTACACCTCGGACTCAATGACATGAAAGCCAGTGAAGCTCGTAAGCTGTTAGGGCCCGATGTCCTGATTGGAGGAACTGCTAATACTTTTGAGGATATACAGTATCAGATTGCTGAAGGAGTAGATTATATCGGACTAGGTCCTTATCAATACACATCTACCAAAACCAATTTAAGCACCACTCTAGGATTAAACGGATATCTATCTATTATACAGGAGTGTAGATTCAATAATATAGATATACCTATTTATGCAATAGGAGGGATAAATCAAGCAGATATTCCCGCTATTCTCTCAACGGGAGTATGGGGTATTTCACTTTCATCAGCCATCCTAAATGCTCCAAATCCCATAAAAGAAACAACAAATATTATTCAAACTATTGACAAATCATTATGA